In the Haloferula helveola genome, one interval contains:
- a CDS encoding DUF1553 domain-containing protein: MSKSSALLIPCLLATATAGFGDAPNFRRDIQPILESNCVRCHKEGKAKGNLRMETHAAMMEGGDEGFTIVPGKPDESELILRTHLRPIDEGFMPDEGQALTSEQLALLTEWVRTGANWPEGVVLEERKPTEVKRVAIPDRAPKDLAEAAVMLDDILKRENADEEVVTTPTIGSEAFLRRATVDLIGRIPTMEEIKRFESWGPDRREKLVDELLKDPRFADRWTIFMADMMRIRSNVTGGNQLLAYVNKSLAKGKPYDEMVRELIAASGKPNANPAVGYILGDDTNPMELAAATSQVFLGVRIGCAMCHDHPFDDWEQKDFYELAAFFGKTKQVQSRQRGMVYTTEGHEMTVLWPPEDKAEADQRRPVTPAFPFSEAEFETPPHWVKRFEEKRAQAEVAAKEGEKDASLDALLDSIEPTVGRESDPVLEEAKKESRDLEVLKDIYRASELRNQLAAMITDPRNPYFARAFVNRVWAELIGRGFVEPLDNFSDYNEMRHASTLDFLSHEFVASGYDLKSLIKIIMLSDAYQRSHLSADVGVVQREASEKHFAAAPVRRMLSEVLYDSVVVAGHLDDFKWPAGANMKEIVRQVRVPTGEMVAVTPDSSDEPAEMAPKMPMPKRGDGYDLESSLSLDFNSILSPKEKAELDTMKMKSDEQIEAEKMAAMQKEKQSMVMKYRIEEQIDKVDDNPRFDSAMRMATPAPPAHFLRVFGQPARDGLGQFREEFASLRQELMMMNGRLTHEASRVGPMEPLNKLMEFEQHDRAIEWAYREILTRTPTSEETADALEILKSAPTPRDGMADLRWALLNSHEFRFLP, translated from the coding sequence GTGTCCAAGTCCTCCGCCCTTCTGATTCCCTGCCTGTTGGCGACCGCGACCGCAGGGTTCGGGGACGCGCCGAATTTCCGCCGGGACATCCAGCCGATCCTCGAGTCGAACTGCGTCCGCTGCCACAAGGAGGGCAAGGCCAAGGGCAACCTCCGGATGGAGACCCACGCTGCCATGATGGAGGGCGGCGACGAGGGGTTCACGATCGTCCCCGGCAAGCCGGACGAGAGCGAACTGATCCTCCGCACCCACCTTCGCCCGATCGACGAGGGCTTCATGCCCGACGAGGGCCAGGCGCTCACCTCCGAGCAATTGGCTCTGCTCACCGAGTGGGTCCGCACCGGGGCGAACTGGCCGGAAGGCGTCGTCCTTGAGGAACGAAAGCCGACCGAGGTCAAGCGGGTCGCAATCCCCGATCGCGCGCCGAAGGATCTCGCGGAGGCCGCGGTGATGCTCGACGATATCCTCAAGCGTGAGAACGCCGACGAGGAGGTGGTGACCACTCCGACAATCGGCTCCGAGGCATTCCTCCGTCGCGCGACCGTCGACCTGATCGGACGCATCCCGACGATGGAGGAGATCAAGCGCTTCGAGAGCTGGGGACCGGACCGGCGCGAAAAACTCGTCGACGAGCTCCTCAAGGACCCGCGTTTCGCCGATCGCTGGACGATCTTCATGGCGGACATGATGCGGATCCGCTCGAATGTGACCGGCGGCAACCAGCTCCTTGCCTACGTCAACAAGAGCCTCGCCAAGGGCAAACCCTACGACGAGATGGTCCGCGAACTCATCGCCGCCTCCGGCAAACCGAATGCCAATCCGGCGGTCGGATACATCCTCGGGGACGACACCAACCCGATGGAACTCGCCGCCGCGACCTCTCAGGTATTCCTCGGCGTCAGGATCGGTTGCGCGATGTGCCATGATCACCCGTTCGACGACTGGGAGCAGAAAGACTTCTACGAGCTGGCCGCCTTCTTCGGAAAGACCAAGCAGGTCCAGAGTCGCCAGCGAGGCATGGTCTATACGACCGAGGGTCACGAAATGACGGTCCTGTGGCCGCCGGAAGACAAGGCCGAGGCCGACCAGCGCCGCCCGGTCACGCCCGCTTTCCCATTCTCCGAAGCCGAGTTCGAGACACCGCCGCATTGGGTGAAGCGGTTCGAAGAAAAGCGCGCCCAGGCGGAAGTCGCTGCCAAGGAGGGGGAGAAGGACGCGTCGCTCGACGCCCTGCTCGACTCGATCGAGCCGACCGTCGGCCGCGAGTCCGATCCGGTTCTGGAGGAAGCGAAGAAGGAAAGCCGCGACCTTGAAGTCCTGAAGGATATCTACCGCGCCAGCGAGCTGCGCAACCAGCTCGCAGCGATGATCACCGACCCGCGCAATCCCTACTTCGCCCGCGCCTTCGTCAACCGCGTCTGGGCCGAGCTGATCGGGCGCGGATTCGTCGAGCCGCTCGACAACTTCTCCGATTACAACGAAATGCGGCACGCCTCGACCCTCGACTTCCTGTCACACGAGTTCGTCGCCAGCGGCTACGACCTCAAGAGCCTGATCAAGATCATCATGCTCAGCGACGCCTACCAGCGGTCGCACCTGTCGGCCGATGTTGGCGTGGTCCAGCGCGAGGCGTCCGAGAAGCACTTCGCCGCCGCGCCTGTGCGCCGGATGCTCAGCGAGGTTCTCTACGACAGCGTGGTCGTCGCCGGCCACCTCGATGATTTCAAGTGGCCCGCCGGCGCGAACATGAAGGAGATCGTCCGCCAGGTCCGCGTGCCGACCGGCGAGATGGTCGCGGTGACTCCCGACTCCAGCGACGAGCCGGCCGAAATGGCGCCGAAGATGCCGATGCCGAAGCGCGGCGACGGCTACGACCTCGAGTCGTCGCTCTCGCTCGATTTCAACTCGATCCTGAGCCCGAAGGAAAAGGCCGAGCTCGATACGATGAAGATGAAGTCGGACGAGCAGATCGAGGCCGAGAAGATGGCCGCGATGCAGAAGGAGAAGCAGTCGATGGTGATGAAGTACCGCATCGAGGAGCAGATCGACAAAGTCGACGACAACCCGCGCTTCGACAGCGCCATGCGGATGGCCACCCCGGCACCGCCCGCCCACTTCCTCCGCGTCTTCGGCCAGCCGGCTCGCGACGGACTCGGCCAGTTCCGCGAGGAGTTCGCCTCGCTGCGTCAGGAGCTCATGATGATGAACGGCCGCCTCACGCACGAGGCGTCGCGCGTCGGACCGATGGAGCCGCTCAACAAGCTGATGGAGTTCGAGCAACACGACCGCGCCATCGAGTGGGCCTACCGCGAGATCCTGACCCGCACTCCCACCAGCGAGGAAACCGCCGACGCCCTCGAGATCCTCAAATCCGCCCCGACCCCGAGAGACGGCATGGCCGACCTCCGCTGGGCGCTCCTCAACAGCCACGAATTCCGTTTCCTGCCTTAG
- a CDS encoding DUF1501 domain-containing protein, with protein MSGCQDYHYTRRHMLKMFSASILGMPISQLLAQTPKGGGKAEHVILFWNSGGMSHLDTWDPKPGRKVQGEFAPIKTSVPDMEISEIFPQLAKQMHHAALIRSIKGTNGDHGRAQYELQTGFNQAPNVTHPGLGSLIVHEREPLGDLPAFISISGQPARAGYLGQQCEAYYVGRPGDKDPYLTFPEGIHHERGMKRLEILAKMNARTTGQTGAEQYKAAETALKDAVALMESPALKAFDLKDEDPKTVERYGETEFGRGALLARRLVEKGVRFVQVNRGGFDNHGNIFDAMRNHGATMDPAIASLISDLNANGLLSKTLVIVLSEFGRTPRINDGGGRDHWARVFSAFMAGGGVKGGSIIGASDEDGMDPAERVVNTYDIHATVLAALGIDLNKELYTHDGRPMRVVRKEGQPIHEMLV; from the coding sequence ATGTCCGGTTGCCAAGACTACCACTACACGAGACGCCACATGCTGAAGATGTTCAGCGCGTCGATCCTCGGAATGCCGATCAGCCAGTTGCTCGCGCAGACCCCGAAAGGCGGCGGCAAAGCCGAGCACGTGATTCTTTTCTGGAACAGCGGCGGCATGAGCCACCTCGACACGTGGGACCCGAAGCCGGGCCGCAAGGTGCAGGGCGAGTTCGCGCCGATCAAAACCAGCGTGCCGGACATGGAGATCTCCGAGATCTTCCCGCAGCTCGCCAAGCAGATGCACCACGCCGCCCTGATCCGCTCGATCAAGGGCACCAATGGCGACCACGGACGCGCGCAGTACGAGCTGCAGACCGGTTTCAATCAGGCGCCGAATGTCACCCACCCCGGACTCGGCTCGCTGATCGTCCACGAGCGCGAACCACTCGGCGACCTTCCGGCCTTCATCAGCATCAGCGGCCAGCCGGCCCGCGCCGGCTACCTCGGCCAGCAATGCGAGGCCTACTACGTCGGCCGACCGGGCGACAAGGACCCCTACCTGACTTTCCCCGAGGGCATTCACCACGAGCGCGGCATGAAGCGCCTCGAGATTCTCGCCAAGATGAACGCCCGCACCACGGGCCAGACCGGCGCCGAGCAGTACAAGGCCGCTGAAACCGCGCTCAAGGACGCGGTCGCCCTGATGGAAAGCCCGGCGCTGAAGGCCTTCGACCTGAAGGACGAGGACCCGAAAACGGTCGAGCGCTACGGTGAGACCGAGTTCGGCCGCGGCGCGCTGCTGGCCCGTCGGCTGGTCGAGAAGGGCGTGCGCTTCGTCCAGGTCAACCGCGGCGGCTTCGACAACCACGGCAACATCTTCGACGCCATGCGCAACCACGGCGCGACGATGGACCCCGCGATCGCCTCGCTGATCAGCGACCTCAACGCGAACGGCCTGCTCAGCAAGACGCTGGTCATCGTGCTCAGCGAGTTCGGCCGCACCCCTAGGATCAACGACGGCGGCGGTCGCGATCACTGGGCCCGCGTGTTCAGTGCCTTCATGGCCGGCGGCGGCGTCAAGGGCGGCTCGATCATCGGCGCCTCCGACGAGGACGGCATGGATCCGGCCGAACGGGTCGTGAACACCTACGACATCCACGCCACGGTGCTCGCGGCTCTTGGAATCGACCTGAACAAGGAGCTCTACACGCACGACGGGCGGCCGATGCGAGTGGTGCGGAAAGAGGGACAGCCCATCCACGAAATGCTCGTATAA